The Clostridium botulinum BKT015925 genome includes the window ACAGCCTGACCATTTAGGTAATACTAAATGGTGTTTTATTAGTTACTTTCAAGGTTTTGAATTGGAGCTTTAGGCTTTTGAGGTTGATATTGAGGTTCTTCGCTCATAACAAAATTTATTCTACTTTGTAATGTATTAATAGATTGAAGTGCACTATCTGCTAGTTGAGAATACATTTGTTTAGCATTTTGGTCTTGAGTGTCTAAAGAGAAAGTTCTAAAGTTAGATTCAGTGCTTTTTAAAAGCTCTAAAGTTTGATTTAGTTTATTTATAACTGTCATAGTGTTACCTCCTATTCGAATATATTAATAGTATTTATTAATATAAAGATATATATGCTATGAAAAAAGTTACTTTTTAATATTTAAAAGTAGTATAATTATTATAATGTGAGT containing:
- a CDS encoding DUF1657 domain-containing protein yields the protein MTVINKLNQTLELLKSTESNFRTFSLDTQDQNAKQMYSQLADSALQSINTLQSRINFVMSEEPQYQPQKPKAPIQNLESN